Within the bacterium genome, the region TCCAGATGGTTGTAGGTCTTGCCGATCTTGTTGAGGGCCCCCACCCGGTTGAGGGGCAGGCGCACCACGCGACTCTGCTCGGCCAGGGCCTGCAGGATGGACTGGCGGATCCACCACACCGCATAGGAGATGAACTTGAAGCCGCGGGTCTCGTCGAAGCGCTTGGCCGCCTTGATCAGGCCCAGATTGCCCTCGTTGATCAAGTCGCACAGGTCCAGACCCTGGTTCTGGTACTGCTTGGCCACGGACACGACAAAGCGCAGGTTGGCCTTGGTCAGCGTCTCAAGCGCGGTCTGGTCGCCCTTCTTGATCCGCTTGGCCAGCTCGATCTCCTGGTCCGCGGTGAGCAGCTCCACCTCGCCGATCTCCTGGAGGTATCGCTCCAAGGTCTGGTTCGCTCGCACGGCAAACTCCGTTATTCCCCGAGGTCGATCGCCTCGATCGTTTTGCGGTTCCCGCGGATGATGTGCACGAGAATCGCCGCTTGCTTCTTGGTCAGTTCCTTTTCCGCACTGACAAAGTCTTTGACCGTGCGGATGGGGGTCCGATCCAGGCGGGTGATCACATCGCCCACCCGCAGCTGGCGCCGGGCCGGAGAATCACGCCGGATGGCCGTGATCACCACGCCCCGGTTCTGGCGGACCAGGGTCTCGTCCAGGTTGTAGCGACGGATTTGATTGTCATCCGCTTCCGCCACGTCCAGCCCCAACCTGTCCGGTTCCGCCACGGGACTTGGGGGAGTGGCCGGCCGTTCCTCCTTGAGGGCGGCGGCCCGGTCGGCCAGGACGAAGGTCAGGCTGCGCTCCTTGCCGTCCCGCAAAATCCGGGCCTTCACCTTCTGGCCGGGCGAAGTCTGGGCGACCTGCATGCGGAAATCGCTGACATTGACCACCGTTTTGCCGTTCCAGTCGAGGACGACGTCACCCGCCGCCAGATCGCCCGCGGCCGCGGGACCATCGTCCTGCACGGAGTCCACGAAAATGCCCTGGGTGTCCTCGTCCAGCCGGAGGGCTTTCTTCAACTCGGCGGTCAACTCGCGGGGAACCATGCCCAGGTAGCCGCGCACCACGGCGCCGTGATCCCGCAGGTCCAGATAGACCTTGCGCGCCATATTGATGGGAATGGCGAAACCGATGCCCTGGGCGCGCGTGTTGATGGCCGTGTTGATGGCCATCACCTGGCCATGGATGTTGACCAGGGGCCCGCCCGAGTTGCCGAAGTTGATGGAGGCGTCCGTCTGCAGGAAGTTTTGGAAGACGGGTCCGCCACCCGAGATATTGAGGTTGGCGCGGCCCGTGGCGCTGATCACGCCCACCGTCACCGACTGCTCCAGGCCATAGGGATTGCCGATGGCGATGGCCCAGTCCCCGATACGGATGGCGTCCGAGTCCCCCAACGGCGCGGCGCGCCCGGCGGCATGGCGGGCGTCGATCTTGACGACGGCCACGTCCGTCTCCGGATCGGAGCCGATCACCTTGCCGCTCACTTCCTTCTTGTTGGAGAGGACCACGGTCAGCTCGCTGGCGTTCTCGATGACATGGTTGTTGGTCAGGATGTACCCGTCCTCGTCGATGATGAAGCCTGTGCCCGAGCTGCTGCGCTCCTCCGGCAGATCTTGATGGAAGCGGTCGTTGGGCATGCCGAACCATTCCGGACCGAAGCCGAACCAGCCCTCGCCGCCACCGCGTCGGGCGGTCGTCACTTTGATGTGGACAACCGAAGGCAGCAAACGATCGGCCACGGCCACGAAGGGTGAACTGCCGCGCTCGTCCACCGTCAGGGGCAGCGAGGCCGGCATGATCAGCCCGTGTTGGGCCGGGTAGCTCGGGGTGGAACGCCACAGGCCGGCCAGGCCCGACGAGGACCAGCCTCTTCCCGATGCAAAAATTACGCCGAGAATCAGCAGAACCGTTGCCAGGATGCCGGTGAGAATGCTAGTTTTGATCAGCTTCAAGTGTTCGGTTTTCATTGCGATTTTTCCCCAGAATGACTAAGGTAGCGTTCCCCTTTTGTTCGGGCAACGCGGTTCGGAAATTTCCCTGGACACCTCAGCCATGCCCGCATGCTCGGCGGACCATCGTGTCCACGTGGCCGCACACAACCGCTTGACAGCGTGAATTGTTCCATGACGGAGCTGTGATGGCGCGGATCCATGTCGCTGAGGCGGATCCGAGGCGCTGATCGACCTTGTTGCCGCCCGTGCAGGCTGGCGGCCGTGCTAGTCGGGATACAGCAAGTATGGGCGCCGCAAGTCGCGCCACGCCTTGTCATCCAGCCCCAGCTTGCGGCGCAGCAACTCCATTCCCCCGCCGCCCTCCAGCGCCAGGCGGACCTGATCGGTGCCCATCGCCTTGTCGAACATGCGGCGCTGGTTGACCGACCCGCGGGAGGCCAGGGAGTCCAGCTCCTGGCTCAGAATTTCCAGCAAGGCCAATTGGGCCCCGCCTGGATCGACCACGGACCAATCCGTGACCAGGAGGCGGATGCCCCGGCATGTTCTGCCGTTCCAGCTTCCACTGCTGGGTGTCCAGGTCCAGGGCTGGGCCCGCAGGCCGGGCAACTGCGCATCATTGAAGCGCTCCGCCAGGTGGTTGCCGTCCAGTTGGTCGCTCCCTGCCACCCAAAAGGGGGAGGCCGTGCCGATGCCAATGGAGACGGCCCCCAACTCACCCAGGGGACCGGTGATGCTCATGGCGAGGGGCGTGTCCCAGGTGGGCACGTTGGGCGAGGTGGGCACCCAGGGCAGACCCGTGTCCACAAAGGTCATGGCGCGGGACCAGCCGCTCATGGGAATGACCTTGAGTCGGCAGCCGATGCCGAAAGCCTCGTTGAAGAGGCGGGCCAGTTCGCCCACCGTCATGCCGGGCAGATAGGGAACGGGGTAGGGCCCGATGAAGCTGGCAAAGGCCGGATCCAGGGTCAGGCCGGCCACGCGCCAGCCTCCCAGCGGATTGGGACGGTCAAGCACGATCACCTCGACATCCGCCCGGCGGGCCCCCTTCATCACCTCGGCCAAGGTGGACGTGTAGGTGTAGGGACGCAGGCCGATGTCCTGGATATCGAACAAGACCACGTCCAGCCCGGCCAGGAGGGTGGGCTCCACCGCCCGGCTGCCTTGATAGAGGCTGCTTACGGGCAGACCGGTCGGGCCGTGGATCTCGTCACGCACCGTCTCGCCGGCCGGCCGGCTGCCGTCCAGCCCGTGTTCGGGGGAAAAGAGGCGCAGGAGACGGAGATCGCGCCGCTCATGAAGGCGGCGGATGGTGGAGCGGCCCTCCCCATCGATGCCGGTCTGGTTGGTCACCAGGCCCAGACGACGCCCCATGACGCAAGCGAGGGAATCCTCCAGCAACACCTCGATGCCCGGACGCACGCGGGCGGAGCTGATCGTGACGCAGCACGCCAGGAGGCCGGCGAGCACGGCCAGGACGAGCAGCATCCATGTTCGCACCATGTCGGATCCTCAGTTGGGGTTGGAGGCCAGCCAGGCGGCCAGGCGGACCAGGATCTCATTGCGGACGCGCAGGGCCTGTGCGGCTGACTGCTGGCCCGTGATGATCAGGCAGAAGGCGACGCGGGGCGGGCCGCCCGTCCCCAGGTAGCCCGCCAGACTGCTTACGCCGCGCAGCGTGCCCGTCTTGGCGGCCAGGTCCACCCCTGCCGGCAGCAGCGGCGGCGAGACGCGCATGGTGCCCTCCCCCGGCCGGGGAAGCAGGGCCGCCAATTGTCCCGGATGGCGCCGCTCCATGCCGGCCAGAAGCTGCACGAACTGCCGGGGGGCCACGGCATTGTAGCGGGAGAGGCCGGAGCCGTCCACCTGACGCAGCCAATCGGTCACGCCCAGGCTGTCCCTCATCACCTCCTGGGCCAGGAGCGCCGCCCGCTCCCAGCCTCCCTTGCCCGGCTGTGGTCGCTCGGCCGCCACGCCCTGGAAGAGGCACTCGGCGCCCAGGTTCCAGCTCTCCGTCAGCATGCTGTCCAGCACCTGGACAAGGGGGGGACCGGCATGGCGGAACCAGGCCATGCCACGGGGGAGGGCGCCGGTCCAGTTCAGACGGGGCGGGCGGGTGGTCCCGAAGACCTCCTGGGCCGCCTCGTGGCAGACGGAGCGGAAGAGGGAATCCGGGTACTCCACGTTGCAGGCCGGCTCGGGAGGCCGCACCCACCAGCGGCCCGAACGAGGCTTGAGATCGGCCGGGAGCAGGGGTGACAGGAAGACGAAGCGGTCGCGGGCGGCGGGCCAATCCCGTTCCAGGCTGGCCGGGACGTTCCGGGCGGCCGGCTCCTGGCGCAAGTCCAGCAAGGCGGAGCCGGGGATATCCCAGGCCACCGGACCGGGCTCGGCGACCAGGCTGTTGCCCTGCACCGTGAGCAGGCTGGGCCGCGCTGTGAAGGGGTCGCTGCCGTCGTCCCACATCCAGCCGGGACCCAGACGAAGCGGATCAAAGGAGTTGGGCATGATGCGCAGCTCGCCCACCTCATCCACTCCGTCCTGCCACACGTGTTGGAAGAGGCGGACAAGATCCCGGCGCTTCAAGGTCGGGTCCCCGGCCGGTTGCACGTAAAGGGCCCCGGCCCGCCGGCGTCCCGTGTGCGGGTTCACGACGAGGGCGGCCGGATCATAGCCGGCGCGGGTGAGCAGGCGATGGCGCGGCCCCTGCAACTCATAGGCGAGGGCGGCGGTGCAGAGCTTGATGAGCGAGGCCGGCGTCTGCCGCTGCTCCGCCTGGCGGCCGTAGAGCAGGGCCCCCGTCGTGTCGGCCAGATCCAGGATGGCCAGTTGGACCAGCAGGGCCTGGCCGCCCTGGCGGTCCAACCATTGCACCAGGGAGTCGGGCAGCGCCGGCAGGGGCGCGGCGGCCATGGCGGCGGCCTGGGGCGAGGATGGGTGGTCCAGGCGCCCTCCCGCCGCCATCAACAGGCCCGGCAGCAGCCACCACCAATGGCGCATCAGACGCGGCCCTCCGCCCGCAGTCGGCGGTTCAGCACCCGCCGTCGGACGATCGCCTCGTGCCGGATGCGCGTCTTGTTGCCGATCTTCATGTCCGCGCTGCGCTTGACGTCGGTGTTGTCCGGGTGTCGACGATAGCGGTAAAGCACCTCGTGGAGCTTGCCCGCCTCGTACTTTTCCACCACGCGGGCCACCAGGTCGTAGTCCTCGGCGAAGTCGCCGTAGCGCTCCTCGTCGAAGCCGCCCATCTCCTCGATCACGGCGCGGTGCCAGACGCGCACGGCGCCGGCGCCATCCACCCGCAGGTGGTTGTTGGGATCGTACTCGAGATGCTTGATGATCCCCAGCTCAGGGATCGGCTCGCCTTCCTCCGTGATCAACTCGTAGTAGGAGATGGCCAGGCCCCAGGTCGGGTTGGCCTCCAGGCCCCCCACGGCGGCGGCCAGGGTGCGCGGCATATACTCGTCGTCGGAGTCCAGCTGGGCCACGTAGCGGCCCGTGGCGTGGCGCACGCCCAGGTTGAGGGCGCGGGCGATGACGTTGCGGTCGTTCACCAGCAGGCGGACCCGCGGGTCGCGCGCCGCCCAGGCCTGCACCACCTCCGCGCCATCATCGGTGGAGCAGTTGTCCACGCAGAGGATCTCGACTTGGGGCCAGCCGCCCGCCAGCACGGAGGCGATGGCCCGGTCCAGGAAGCGCCCGCGGTTGTGGAAGGGGATGACCACGCTGACGCTGCCCGGCTCGCCCACGGGCGACACGGCGGCGGGCGGATGGCTCAGGTAGGCCTCGTGGCGGCGCAAATGGTTCTTGAAGGCCGTCTCGAATTCCATTTCCTCGGCCGGGCCGTAGAAGAGATAGGTGAACCCGCCCTGGGGACCCTCTCCCGGTGAAAAGACCTTGGAGGCGCCCAGTTGCCGGGCGGCCACGCTGTCTCCCTGGCGCGGGCGGATGGCGCAGAGCACGGCGCCCAGGCTTTCCCAGGGAGACTCGTCCTGCATGCGCAGGCGCAGGTCGTACTCCTGGGCCGTGTTGAAGGCCTGATCGTAGCCGCCCGCCTGGAGCAGCGCCTCACGGACGAGGAAGACCAGGGGGCCGACGTTGATCCGCTCCGTGAGGTCGCCCGGCCAGAGGCGCGGCTCCACGACCCGTTCCCCCTCCGCCGTGATCTCGCGGTAGTGCCCGTAAAAGGCGCCGGCCCGCGGCGAGGTCTTGCGTCCCAACAGGGCGCGCTCCAGGGCCTCGCGCTCCAACTCCAGGCCCTCCGGCAACTCGGCCACAAGCGGAGCCGGCCAGCGCTGGATGAGGGCGGCCTTCATCGAGGACAGGTTGCGGAACTCGTCTGTGACGAGGCGGAAACGTGGATCGCCCGCGGGCAAGGTGTCCGTGAACGGTCGGCCGTTGCTGCAGACCAGAGCCTGGAAGTCGCCCAGGCTTTGCCCAA harbors:
- a CDS encoding trypsin-like peptidase domain-containing protein gives rise to the protein MKTEHLKLIKTSILTGILATVLLILGVIFASGRGWSSSGLAGLWRSTPSYPAQHGLIMPASLPLTVDERGSSPFVAVADRLLPSVVHIKVTTARRGGGEGWFGFGPEWFGMPNDRFHQDLPEERSSSGTGFIIDEDGYILTNNHVIENASELTVVLSNKKEVSGKVIGSDPETDVAVVKIDARHAAGRAAPLGDSDAIRIGDWAIAIGNPYGLEQSVTVGVISATGRANLNISGGGPVFQNFLQTDASINFGNSGGPLVNIHGQVMAINTAINTRAQGIGFAIPINMARKVYLDLRDHGAVVRGYLGMVPRELTAELKKALRLDEDTQGIFVDSVQDDGPAAAGDLAAGDVVLDWNGKTVVNVSDFRMQVAQTSPGQKVKARILRDGKERSLTFVLADRAAALKEERPATPPSPVAEPDRLGLDVAEADDNQIRRYNLDETLVRQNRGVVITAIRRDSPARRQLRVGDVITRLDRTPIRTVKDFVSAEKELTKKQAAILVHIIRGNRKTIEAIDLGE
- a CDS encoding DUF1343 domain-containing protein; translated protein: MVRTWMLLVLAVLAGLLACCVTISSARVRPGIEVLLEDSLACVMGRRLGLVTNQTGIDGEGRSTIRRLHERRDLRLLRLFSPEHGLDGSRPAGETVRDEIHGPTGLPVSSLYQGSRAVEPTLLAGLDVVLFDIQDIGLRPYTYTSTLAEVMKGARRADVEVIVLDRPNPLGGWRVAGLTLDPAFASFIGPYPVPYLPGMTVGELARLFNEAFGIGCRLKVIPMSGWSRAMTFVDTGLPWVPTSPNVPTWDTPLAMSITGPLGELGAVSIGIGTASPFWVAGSDQLDGNHLAERFNDAQLPGLRAQPWTWTPSSGSWNGRTCRGIRLLVTDWSVVDPGGAQLALLEILSQELDSLASRGSVNQRRMFDKAMGTDQVRLALEGGGGMELLRRKLGLDDKAWRDLRRPYLLYPD
- a CDS encoding glycosyltransferase, whose amino-acid sequence is MPQILLVLPVLEGGAALGRTIDSLLGQSLGDFQALVCSNGRPFTDTLPAGDPRFRLVTDEFRNLSSMKAALIQRWPAPLVAELPEGLELEREALERALLGRKTSPRAGAFYGHYREITAEGERVVEPRLWPGDLTERINVGPLVFLVREALLQAGGYDQAFNTAQEYDLRLRMQDESPWESLGAVLCAIRPRQGDSVAARQLGASKVFSPGEGPQGGFTYLFYGPAEEMEFETAFKNHLRRHEAYLSHPPAAVSPVGEPGSVSVVIPFHNRGRFLDRAIASVLAGGWPQVEILCVDNCSTDDGAEVVQAWAARDPRVRLLVNDRNVIARALNLGVRHATGRYVAQLDSDDEYMPRTLAAAVGGLEANPTWGLAISYYELITEEGEPIPELGIIKHLEYDPNNHLRVDGAGAVRVWHRAVIEEMGGFDEERYGDFAEDYDLVARVVEKYEAGKLHEVLYRYRRHPDNTDVKRSADMKIGNKTRIRHEAIVRRRVLNRRLRAEGRV
- a CDS encoding D-alanyl-D-alanine carboxypeptidase; translated protein: MRHWWWLLPGLLMAAGGRLDHPSSPQAAAMAAAPLPALPDSLVQWLDRQGGQALLVQLAILDLADTTGALLYGRQAEQRQTPASLIKLCTAALAYELQGPRHRLLTRAGYDPAALVVNPHTGRRRAGALYVQPAGDPTLKRRDLVRLFQHVWQDGVDEVGELRIMPNSFDPLRLGPGWMWDDGSDPFTARPSLLTVQGNSLVAEPGPVAWDIPGSALLDLRQEPAARNVPASLERDWPAARDRFVFLSPLLPADLKPRSGRWWVRPPEPACNVEYPDSLFRSVCHEAAQEVFGTTRPPRLNWTGALPRGMAWFRHAGPPLVQVLDSMLTESWNLGAECLFQGVAAERPQPGKGGWERAALLAQEVMRDSLGVTDWLRQVDGSGLSRYNAVAPRQFVQLLAGMERRHPGQLAALLPRPGEGTMRVSPPLLPAGVDLAAKTGTLRGVSSLAGYLGTGGPPRVAFCLIITGQQSAAQALRVRNEILVRLAAWLASNPN